In one window of Brassica rapa cultivar Chiifu-401-42 chromosome A07, CAAS_Brap_v3.01, whole genome shotgun sequence DNA:
- the LOC103839975 gene encoding UPF0496 protein At2g18630 isoform X1, producing MMGGKCSKGKKKEETWGSPSTPVQIKINSAYTEHLTSYETACSEDPKLESFDSSLHERTTRVINKLASGVEIKSLSFDSLREVTQCLLDMNQDVVKVILQDKEDIWNNQDLFGLVNLYFESTAKTMDFCSELEGCLNRAKRSQVIIQFAVKLFEEEEDDGNNEDRKYEKTLEELKRFKLAGDPFTKEFFHLFDSVHKHQVMMLDELHKLKRRLDKKLKNIKTWRRVSNMVFVTAFVSVLIFSVVAAAVAAPPVVAAIAGALAVPVGSVGKWCNSLWTKYEKVVKGQKEIVTSVRIGTYISVKEMDNISVLVRRVEVEIESLLKNAEFAVAEENGVRLAMDEIKKKLDVFTDTIEELREHADKYCRDVTKARTVILQRIIRYPTGSTTEEATWTEMLS from the exons ATGATGGGAGGAAAGTGTAGCAAAGGCAAGAAGAAGGAGGAAACTTGGGGGTCACCTTCAACACCAGTCCAGATCAAAATCAACTCAGCTTACACAGAGCACTTGACCTCTTACGAAACAGCTTGCAGCGAAGATCCAAAGCTCGAGTCTTTCGACTCGTCTCTCCACGAACGAACCACCCGAGTCATCAACAAGCTCGCTTCAGGCGTGGAGATCAAATCCTTATCCTTCGATTCCCTCAGAGAGGTGACGCAATGCCTTCTAGACATGAACCAAGACGTGGTCAAAGTCATTTTACAGGACAAAGAGGACATATGGAACAACCAAGACCTTTTCGGTCTCGTCAACTTGTACTTCGAAAGCACCGCCAAGACTATGGACTTCTGCTCTGAGCTCGAGGGTTGTCTCAACCGCGCGAAGAGAAGCCAAGTCATTATTCAGTTCGCTGTTAAACTGTTCGAGGAAGAGGAGGATGATGGTAATAACGAGGATAGAAAGTACGAGAAGACTCTCGAGGAGCTTAAGAGGTTTAAGTTGGCTGGTGATCCTTTTACTAAAGAGTTCTTCCATCTTTTCGATTCGGTGCATAAACATCAGGTCATGATGCTTGACGAGCTTCATAAGCTGAAGAGGAGACTCGATAAGAAGCTTAAGAACATCAAAACATGGAGGAGAGTGTCCAACATGGTGTTTGTGACCGCGTTTGTCTCAGTGCTCATCTTCTCGGTGGTGGCGGCCGCCGTGGCTGCGCCGCCTGTGGTGGCGGCTATAGCCGGTGCGTTGGCTGTTCCTGTAGGGTCTGTTGGGAAGTGGTGCAACTCTCTTTGGACCAAGTATGAGAAAGTGGTGAAAGGGCAGAAGGAGATCGTTACTTCGGTTAGGATTGGGACTTACATATCGGTTAAGGAGATGGATAATATAAGCGTGCTTGTGCGTAGAGTGGAAGTGGAGATTGAGTCTCTGTTGAAGAACGCTGAGTTTGCTGTTGCTGAAGAGAATGGTGTGAGGCTTGCGATGGATGAGATCaagaagaagcttgatgtgTTTACTGATACCATTGAAGAGCTAAGGGAGCATGCGGATAAGTATTGTAGGGATGTGACAAAGGCGAGGACTGTGATTCTGCAGAGGATAATTCGGTACCCTACTGGTTCAACGACTGAAGAAGCTACTTG GACAGAAATGTTGTCGTGA
- the LOC103839975 gene encoding UPF0496 protein At2g18630 isoform X2 codes for MMGGKCSKGKKKEETWGSPSTPVQIKINSAYTEHLTSYETACSEDPKLESFDSSLHERTTRVINKLASGVEIKSLSFDSLREVTQCLLDMNQDVVKVILQDKEDIWNNQDLFGLVNLYFESTAKTMDFCSELEGCLNRAKRSQVIIQFAVKLFEEEEDDGNNEDRKYEKTLEELKRFKLAGDPFTKEFFHLFDSVHKHQVMMLDELHKLKRRLDKKLKNIKTWRRVSNMVFVTAFVSVLIFSVVAAAVAAPPVVAAIAGALAVPVGSVGKWCNSLWTKYEKVVKGQKEIVTSVRIGTYISVKEMDNISVLVRRVEVEIESLLKNAEFAVAEENGVRLAMDEIKKKLDVFTDTIEELREHADKYCRDVTKARTVILQRIIRYPTGSTTEEAT; via the exons ATGATGGGAGGAAAGTGTAGCAAAGGCAAGAAGAAGGAGGAAACTTGGGGGTCACCTTCAACACCAGTCCAGATCAAAATCAACTCAGCTTACACAGAGCACTTGACCTCTTACGAAACAGCTTGCAGCGAAGATCCAAAGCTCGAGTCTTTCGACTCGTCTCTCCACGAACGAACCACCCGAGTCATCAACAAGCTCGCTTCAGGCGTGGAGATCAAATCCTTATCCTTCGATTCCCTCAGAGAGGTGACGCAATGCCTTCTAGACATGAACCAAGACGTGGTCAAAGTCATTTTACAGGACAAAGAGGACATATGGAACAACCAAGACCTTTTCGGTCTCGTCAACTTGTACTTCGAAAGCACCGCCAAGACTATGGACTTCTGCTCTGAGCTCGAGGGTTGTCTCAACCGCGCGAAGAGAAGCCAAGTCATTATTCAGTTCGCTGTTAAACTGTTCGAGGAAGAGGAGGATGATGGTAATAACGAGGATAGAAAGTACGAGAAGACTCTCGAGGAGCTTAAGAGGTTTAAGTTGGCTGGTGATCCTTTTACTAAAGAGTTCTTCCATCTTTTCGATTCGGTGCATAAACATCAGGTCATGATGCTTGACGAGCTTCATAAGCTGAAGAGGAGACTCGATAAGAAGCTTAAGAACATCAAAACATGGAGGAGAGTGTCCAACATGGTGTTTGTGACCGCGTTTGTCTCAGTGCTCATCTTCTCGGTGGTGGCGGCCGCCGTGGCTGCGCCGCCTGTGGTGGCGGCTATAGCCGGTGCGTTGGCTGTTCCTGTAGGGTCTGTTGGGAAGTGGTGCAACTCTCTTTGGACCAAGTATGAGAAAGTGGTGAAAGGGCAGAAGGAGATCGTTACTTCGGTTAGGATTGGGACTTACATATCGGTTAAGGAGATGGATAATATAAGCGTGCTTGTGCGTAGAGTGGAAGTGGAGATTGAGTCTCTGTTGAAGAACGCTGAGTTTGCTGTTGCTGAAGAGAATGGTGTGAGGCTTGCGATGGATGAGATCaagaagaagcttgatgtgTTTACTGATACCATTGAAGAGCTAAGGGAGCATGCGGATAAGTATTGTAGGGATGTGACAAAGGCGAGGACTGTGATTCTGCAGAGGATAATTCGGTACCCTACTGGTTCAACGACTGAAGAAGCTACTTG A
- the LOC103839973 gene encoding geranylgeranyl pyrophosphate synthase 7, chloroplastic, with translation MSSVKLSSCVHHHSVRKSGSVPGSNICFLKTPPFLLRQKFTALSVVREESNASIIHQEEAQSLSFDFMSYMIGKASAVNQALDSAVSLREPVKIHEAMRYSLLAGGKRVRPVLCIAACELVGGEESVALPAACAVEMIHTMSLIHDDLPCMDNDDLRRGKPTNHKVFGEDVAVLAGDALLSFAFEHLASTSGVAPARVVRAIGELARAVGSEGLVAGQIVDISSEGMDSNDVGLELLEFIHVHKTAVLLEAATVLGAIVGGGSDEEIEKLRKFARCIGLMFQVVDDILDVTKSSEELGKTAGKDLIADKLTYPKLMGLEKSKEFAERLMRDAHEQLQGFDSKKVEPLLALANYIAKRQN, from the coding sequence ATGTCAAGTGTGAAGCTAAGCTCTTGTGTACATCATCACTCTGTCAGAAAATCTGGATCCGTACCCGGGTCCAACATATGCTTTCTCAAAACCCCACCGTTCCTTCTCCGTCAAAAGTTCACGGCGTTATCAGTCGTCAGAGAAGAGAGTAACGCCAGTATCATCCACCAAGAGGAAGCACAAAGCCTCAGCTTCGATTTCATGTCTTACATGATCGGCAAAGCTAGCGCCGTCAACCAAGCTCTCGACTCCGCCGTCTCCCTCCGAGAACCGGTCAAGATCCACGAGGCGATGCGTTACTCTCTCCTCGCCGGCGGGAAGCGAGTGAGACCTGTTCTCTGCATCGCCGCGTGCGAGCTGGTCGGCGGCGAAGAATCCGTCGCGTTGCCGGCGGCTTGCGCGGTGGAGATGATCCACACGATGTCGCTGATCCACGACGATCTCCCGTGTATGGACAACGACGACCTCCGCCGCGGAAAACCCACCAACCACAAAGTGTTCGGCGAAGACGTCGCGGTTTTGGCCGGCGACGCGCTTTTATCGTTCGCGTTTGAGCACTTGGCGTCGACGTCGGGGGTGGCTCCGGCGAGGGTGGTTAGAGCGATCGGGGAGCTAGCGAGAGCCGTTGGATCAGAAGGGCTTGTGGCGGGTCAGATTGTGGATATCAGCAGCGAAGGTATGGACTCAAACGACGTCGGATTAGAGCTTCTTGAGTTTATCCACGTTCACAAAACGGCGGTTTTGCTGGAGGCGGCGACGGTGTTAGGAGCGATCGTTGGCGGTGGGTCTGATGAAGAGATCGAGAAGCTGAGGAAGTTTGCGAGATGCATTGGTTTGATGTTTCAGGTGGTTGATGATATATTGGATGTGACGAAGTCGTCGGAGGAGTTGGGGAAAACCGCCGGAAAAGATTTGATCGCCGATAAGCTGACGTATCCGAAGTTGATGGGTCTCGAGAAGTCAAAGGAGTTTGCGGAGAGGTTGATGAGAGATGCTCATGAACAGCTTCAAGGATTTGATTCCAAAAAGGTTGAACCTTTATTGGCTTTGGCTAATTACATTGCTAAAAGACAGAACTAG
- the LOC103839972 gene encoding uncharacterized protein LOC103839972: MVGTVKLFLFLRNKPQIHRELSSSLLIGRLHTKTMNINVYRTGKIYGISISLILINLATLMQRADEKLIPSVAKDVKEAFNATLYDIGYLSFIRNIVQGLASPLAGLLVVIYDRPTVFAVGCLCWVLSTVAVGASHFFTQVTVGVAVNGFGHAIVYPVLQSIIADSFKDSARGFGFGLWNLIGTVGAICGTVLPTVMAGHDFLGIPGWRCAFMLLATMSAMIGVLVFLFATDPRKRKNSSFVSRDHERDELMVLKGKNYDAATMEVMSTVWKESWVAIKDVTKLQTFQIIVLQGIVGLVPWNAMVFWTMWFELIGFDHNKTASLSGMFTTGQAIGSLVGGIVADKMSRIFPNSGRVMCAQFSVFMGAIFSIILLRIIPQSTSSYYIYLVILFLMGLTITWCGPAINSPILAEIVPPTHRTMIYAFDRALEVSFSSFGAPLVGIMSEKVFGFDAKGIDNIKDSGREAEALSKGIMWMMAVPFVLCGLCYTPLHFLFRKDRKIDRTPSSREAEII; the protein is encoded by the exons ATGGTTGGTacagtaaaattatttttgttcttaAGAAATAAACCCCAAATCCATCGAGAATTGTCTTCGTCTCTACTCATAGGTCGCCTTCATACAAAAACAATGAACATCAA TGTTTATCGAACAGGAAAGATTTATGGAATATCTATCTCTCTCATTCTCATCAACTTAGCCACACTGATGCAACGAGCAGACGAAAAACTCATTCCCTCGGTTGCCAAAGATGTGAAAGAAGCATTTAACGCAACCCTCTATGATATTGGATACCTCTCATTTATAAGAAACATTGTTCAAGGACTTGCCTCTCCTTTAGCTGGTTTATTGGTCGTTATTTATGACCGTCCGACAGTTTTCGCAGTCGGTTGTTTATGTTGGGTCCTATCAACTGTTGCAGTTGGAGCAAGCCACTTCTTCACCCAG GTTACCGTTGGTGTAGCAGTCAATGGGTTTGGACATGCAATTGTTTATCCAGTGCTTCAATCGATAATAGCGGATAGTTTTAAGGATAGTGCAAGAGGTTTTGGCTTTGGTTTATGGAATCTCATTGGTACGGTTGGAGCTATATGTGGAACCGTCCTACCAACTGTCATGGCTGGTCATGATTTCTTAGGAATCCCAGGATGGCGATGCGCCTTTATGTTGTTGGCAACAATGAGTGCGATGATTGGGGTTCTTGTGTTTCTATTTGCCACTGATCCaaggaaaaggaaaaatagTAGCTTCGTTTCTCGTGATCATGAACG AGACGAACTTATGGTTCTTAAAGGGAAAAACTATGATGCTGCAACAATGGAGGTTATGAGCACGGTTTGGAAGGAATCCTGGGTGGCCATAAAAGATGTAACTAAGTTACAAACATTTCAGATCATCGTCTTGCAGGGAATCGTAGGTTTGGTGCCATGGAATGCAATGGTTTTCTGGACCATGTGGTTCGAACTCATTG GTTTTGATCACAATAAGACAGCATCTCTGAGCGGGATGTTCACAACGGGACAAGCAATAGGGTCTTTGGTTGGGGGAATAGTTGCAGACAAAATGTCTCGTATATTTCCAAACTCAGGGAGAGTAATGTGCGCACAATTCAGCGTTTTCATGGGAGCTATATTCTCCATTATTCTCTTAAGAATAATCCCACAGTCAACTAGCAGTTACTACATCTACTTGGTCATTCTTTTTCTAATGGGTCTTACCATAACTTGGTGTGGACCAGCCATTAACTCTCCAATTTTAGCTGAGATTGTTCCTCCTACGCATCGAACCATGATATATGCCTTTGATCGTGCACTCGAAGTGTCATTTTCATCGTTTGGTGCACCTTTGGTTGGAATTATGTCGGAGAAAGTATTCGGGTTTGACGCAAAAGGAATTGATAATATTAAAGACTCTGGCCGTGAGGCAGAGGCGTTGTCAAAGGGGATCATGTGGATGATGGCTGTTCCGTTTGTATTGTGTGGTCTTTGCTACACACCGTTACATTTTCTTTTTCGAAAAGACCGGAAAATTGATAGAACTCCGAGTTCAAGGGAAGCAGAGATTATATGA